A stretch of DNA from Streptomyces gobiensis:
ACCCGTCTTCCAGGACGGATGACCCAGAGTATCCGTACACCGCTACGTATAAACTCCCCCCCAACGCCCCAGGTGCTACCGCCCAAATGCGTAGAAATAATGGGTAGGTTGTAGCACGAGGCATTCACGTAGCGATAGATAGAGGCAAGGCGATGCACAAACGCGCGCCCCGCGCACTTCAATCCCAAGGGAGCAGGGTCGCAGATGCCTCTTCGTACGGGGGCCAGAGCAGCAGCCCATCACCGTGGGGGTGGCGGGCTGTGGCTCCACAATTGGCGATGTGGAGTAGCCGGGCATCCCATCCGCGCGAACTTCCCTCCCAGCCGGGATGCCGAAACACGGCAAGCCCGGTGGGCCCCGGACGCCCACCCGGTTCGAAGAATCACAGCCAGCCACCCACCATGACGTGGGCAACACCGTCAAACAATGGCGGATCTAACGATCACGGAAACGATGTGAGGTGACCGAATCCGCCGTTGAGCCCGAGGACCGTGACCTGCCTGACCGACATCGGCCCGGTGGAGGTGAAGGTGCCCCGCGATTCCGCCGGTACCTTCGAGCCGCAGATCGTCAAGAAGCGGCAGCGCCGCCTGATCGGTGTCGATGAGATGGTGCTCTGGCTGTCCGCGTCGAGGACGTCCTCATGCTCGTCTGCGACGGGCTGAAGGGCCTGCCCGACGTGGTCGAGACCGTCTGGCCCCGCACGATCGTGCAGACCTTGCTTCCGGCCGCACAGTTTCCTCTCACGTACGCCCAGTGGCACAAGCAGCCTGCGGAAGACACGGCACGCGGCCTAAAGCGTGTTGCAGAAGGCCGTGATCAGGCAGTCTGAGCTGGGCGATCGGCGTGTGATGGTCATGCGGCGAGGGCGAGGTTGTGCATGCGGGCGACGGCCTGGACGGCGTGGTGGAGGCCGTCGCCGCGCTGTCGGCAGTCACGGAAGATCTTGTAGTTTTTCATCCGGCTGAAGACGTGCTCGACGCGGGCGCGGACCTTGCGGTGGGCGGCGTTGTCCTCCTCCTCGCCCTTCAGCAGCGGCCGTCCGGGACGTTTGCGGTGCGGTACCACCAAGCCCGTGTTGAGGTAGGCGCCATCGCCGAGCACCGTCATCCCCCGGCAGTGCTCGGCCAGACCCGCCTCCCGCCAGGCCTTGGCATCCGCGGTGGTGCCCGGCACCGGGCGGGCTGTGGCCACCACGAGTCGGGTGTCCGCATCCACGATGCCCTGCACATTCGCCGAGAACCGGCAGTTATGCGAGGAGGTGCCCACGCTCCGGTCGCGGACCGGGATGAGCGTGCCGTCCACGATCCACAACCGCTCAACCGCATCCTGCTGGGCCCGGACCGGTTCCAGCGCGAACAGCCGCTGGATCACCCGGCACACCGTGGTCGGCGAGACGCCGAACAGCGGGGCCAACTGCCGCATCGTGAGGTTCGTGCGGTAGTAGACCGCCACCAGCAGCACCCGTTCGGCCAGCGGCAGCCGCCACGGGCGTCCCCATCCGCAGCCCTCGCCGCCGCGTTCCCGGACCGCTTTCAGCAGCCGCCCGAACTGATCGCCCCGCAGCCCGGTGAACGTCTCCACCCACACCCGCTCAGCCGTCAACACCCCTACACATACAGGGGAGATGGCCTGATCACGGCCTTCTGCAACACGCTTTAGGGTCTGTTGCGAAATGCAGGCCGTCGCCGAGGATGGGCTCATGAGCAACGACTTGGTGGGGTTCCTGCGTTCACTCGACGAGGAAGCTGAGCTGGTCGGCCGATACGACGCGATGACGACCGCGGACAGTGGGCACCAACGACAGACGGAACTGGCGTTCAGCGGTCCAGCGGGCGCCCATCAATCCGCGTGCGAATCCCAGCCAAAACGCGGAACCAGGGGAGTCCCGGGAGGCCCCGGAGGAGCCATAGGGCAGGTCGCTGACCTGCGGAGACCGTTCGCACACTTTTGCATGGCAGATGTCAGGAGTTCGACTCTCCTAGGCTCCACTCGCTGACCAGCCGGAACGCCATTGTGGCGGTCCGGCTGGTGACGTTTTGGGCGCTGCTGCGAGCGGTGCTATGGGTGCCGCAGCACATAGACCGGGGCGCCGTCGGAGGTGGCGTTGATCTGCCGGATGCAGCCCCGCTTGAGCAGGAAACGCAGACAGTCATGGACCCGGTGCACGCTCAGCCCGGTGCGGGCGGCGATCTCCGCAAGTGTGTAGCGGGCCTCTCCGCGCTCCACGAGCACGGGCACGATGGAGACGGCCACAGCCCATACGTAGTCTGTGATCGTCAGCCGGGCCTTCCAGGCCGCGAGCACCCCGTCGGCGGTGAGCGGCGGCGGTTTCGGTTCGCGTCTTGCCGTGCCGTGTGCTCAGACGGCGTGCTCTGGTTGTCCGACATTGAGCGTCACCTCCGTCACGGAACGTAGGCGGTTCCACGATCCGAAATCCAACCGGATAGACAGAAGTTCGCTCAATAGGTGCGGAATGGGGCATTCCGTTGGCGCGCTGAGTCGAATAGCTATACGGGGGCACGGAACTGCCCGTGCCGGACGCCTGTGACGAAGGCTGACCAGGTGGCCGCCGGGAAGATGAGTGCCGGACCGAGCGGGGCCTTGCTGTCCCGGACCGGCACCACATCGGTGAGTCCAGCGGCTACTTCGACGCACGCGCCGCCGTCTGGGTTGCTGTAACTGGACTTGCGCCAGGCGGCAGTGCTCAGATCCCGGGCGGTTCCCATAGCGTGCTGTCCTCCATGGCTGCTCTGAGGAAGGCTGCGGACTCCTTCGGGGGGAGGGCGTAGGCCCTCAGCAGATCGTATGACAGCTGGAACTGGGTCACCTCGTCCTGGTTCTCGAACAGTTGGCCAAAGTCGTTGCCCTCCTTGTAGGCCACCCAGGAGTAATGATCCTTCAGCCTGAGAATGGTGAGCGAACCGCCCATCAGGGCGTGTTCTCCATGGGAGAAGGGGAGCACCTGGAGTTTCACGGTGGGCGAGTCGGCGAACTCGGCCAGATGGCCGAGCTGCCTGCGCATCACGGCCTCACCACCGACGGGTCGGCGGATCACGGCCTCATCGAGGATCCCCCAGAGGTGACTTGGCGGGTCGGCCGTGAGGAGCCTCTTGCGGCCCATGCGGGCCTGGACCTTCTCTTCGAGTTCATCCTCGCTCGCATGGGGATTGCCGGCACGCAGCTGGGCGCGGGCGTACTCCTCGGTCTGGAGAAGGCCATCCACCGACTGCGCCATGTAGGTCTGCAGAACGGTCGCCCGCGACTCATAGTCCATGTAGCGCCGGTAGCGGTTGGGGAAGGTCTCCTTGTTGACCAGCTCCCACAGCAACGTGAACTGCTTGTCCGTGTCGAAGACGATGTCCAGCGACGCGGCGAGATCCTGTGGCGGTCGGCGCTCTCCGATCTCGATGCGGTAGAGGTGTGTGCGGTCGTAGCTGACGAGGTCTGAGAGCTTGGCCAGTGACCACTCCTCGTTCCTGCGGTGGCGGCGCATCGTGTAACCGAAGAGGTGGAGGCTGGAGTACGAGGGCGTCAGTTCGTGGGATGGCTTGGCCATGGCAACTCCCTGTGTTGGCAAGGCCGGTGGGCAACACCGAGTGCCTACTCAGCGTAGCGTCGTGCTCTCACACTGTGAGCGGAACGGTGAAACTCGGCGTTACGGGAGCCATCCACGACGATGGCGGCGTCACGGCGCCAGCAAGGGGAGCAGCAGGGGGAGAAGCAGGGGAGCAGCAAGGGTGAGGGCCGTGGACTCCGGCGAGTCCACGGCCCTCGGTGGTGGCGGATGGGCGCTCAGTGGGGTTCTTCGCGTTCCGTCTTGGCCTCTGTCTCGACCTCGGCTTCGAGGGGCGCGCCTTCGGTCGGGCTGATCGGGGAGCGGTCATCCACCTCCGTGGGAGCCGGCGGCTCGACCAGCCAGTCGGGGTTGGCCTGCTTGTCCCACCAGCGCCAGGCGGCGACGGCGACACCCGTGAGGACGCTCAGCATGACCAGGCGCTTGAACACCCTGCCGTTACGGGCCCGGCGCGCCCGCTTCCGGCTGAGCTTTCGCACCTCGGCCGGGGTGACCTCGCCACGGAGCGCGGCGAGCGCGGCCGTGGAGCGGGCGAGTGCTTCCTCCCGGGCCGGTCCGGCGGCCACGCGGGCCGCTTCCATCCTGGGGGCGGTGTACTCGGCGGCCTGGCGGGCGGCCCTGAGGGTCTGTTCGGCGGCGCGGGTCGCGGCATGGTCGACGGCCGATGGCAGATTCTGACGAGCGTGCGAAATACGCGGTGCCAGCCGGTGCTCGTACTGCTCCTGTGCGGCGCACTGGGCCTGCCGCGCGGCATGGCTCACCCTGGGCGCCACCGCGTCCAAGGCGTGCCGCACGCTGTCCTTCGTGGTGCTCTTCGCGGCGCGCACGCTGTCCTTGCGGGTCACGGTGTTCTCCTCCTCGGTGGCGTGTCGGTTGTCGCCTTTACACCCGTTTGAAGATCATGCCTGGTTGTCTGGGATGCGGCATGTGCGGGTGGGCATCCGGGTCACGTAGTACCGCGTCTTTGTGGCTTGAAGCCGACAATGCCATGATTCGCGCCATCGTGCTCTGGTACGACTGGCATTCGGCAGCCTCTCGTCCGGTCACCACCCCTATGGGGGCTTCGCGCACCTCCGGTTCTCGTACATGGGAGGATCGGGAAACGTCACAGAGGACTATGGAAGGTAGATCGTGGCTGAGCAGCTTTACGCCACCCTGAAGACCAACCAAGGCGACATCGAGGTTCAGCTCTTCCCGAACCACGCGCCGAAGACGGTCAAGAACTTCGTTGAGCTCGCTGAGGGCTCCCGCGAGTGGACGCATCCGGCCACCGGTAAGAAGTCCACCGACAAGCTGTATGACGGCACGGTCTTCCACCGGGTGATCAGCGGCTTTATGATCCAGGGCGGCGACCCGCTGGGTAACGGCACCGGTGGTCCCGGGTACGAGTTCGGTGACGAGATCCACCCGGACCTCGCCTTCGACAAGCCGTACCTGCTGGCCATGGCCAACGCCGGTCCGGGCACCAACGGCTCGCAGTTCTTCATCACCGTCTCGCCGACGGCCTGGCTGACCGGTAAGCACACCATCTTCGGTGAGGTCGCGACCGAGGCCGGGAAGAAGCTCGTAAACGCGATCGCGAGCACCCAGACGAACCCGCGCACCGACCGCCCGGTGCAGGATGTCGTGATCGAGTCGGTCGTCATCGAGCGTCGCTGATCCCCCGGTCCGGGGAACCGCTCCGCCCCATCTGTCCGTAAGACAGATGGGGCGGATTCCGTATGTGGCGTATGTGGCGTACGTGGCGTGCAGGGTGGGCACGGGGTCGGTACAGCGGGCACGGGCAGGTGGACGGAAGGGTGGAAGGGGAGCCATGGAGGACCAGCAGGGTGGTCAGGGCGGCCGGCAACACCAGTTGCCGGGCTGCTACCGGCATCCGGACCGGGAGACCGGTATCAGCTGCACCCGGTGCGAGAAGCCGATCTGCCCCGACTGCATGATCGCCGCCTCGGTGGGCTATCAGTGCCCGGACTGTGTGCGCGGCGGCTCCGGCACCGGACATGGCCCGGCCGCCAACCAGCCGCGCACGCTCGCCGGCGGCACGCTCGTGCGGGATACCCGGCTGATCACCAAGATCCTCCTGGGGATGAACGTCGCGGTCTTCATCGCGGTGCTGTCGGTCGGCGATCAGCTGGTCACCGAGCTCGGGATGATTGGCTACGCGTCCGTCGATCTGTTCGGCAGCGACTGGATAGGTGTCGCGGATGGTGAGTGGTACCGGCTGCTGACGTCGGCCTTTCTCCACCAGGAGATCTGGCACATCGGCTTCAACATGATGGCGCTGTGGTTCCTCGGCCCACCGCTGGAGGCCGCCCTGGGCCGTAGCCGGTTCCTCGCGCTGTATCTGCTGTCCGCACTCGGCGGTAATGTCCTGACATACTGGCTGATGGCGCAGAACCAGCTCTCACTGGGCGCCTCGGGAGCGATCTTCGGATTGTTCGGGGCCACCGCGGTGCTGATGCGGCGGATGCGTTACGACATGCGCCCCATCGTCGTTCTTCTGGTCATCAACCTGGTCATCACCTTTATGCCAGGCTTGAACATCGCCTGGCAGGCGCATCTGGGTGGGCTGATCGTGGGCGCGGCGATCGCCTACGCCATGGTGCACGCGCCGCGCGAGAGGCGGACCCTGGTGCAGTACGGTACCTGCGCCGCGGTGGCGCTGGTGCTGGTCATCGCCGGTGTGGCGCGAACCCTGATGCTACTCGGCTGACGGCCATGGCTCCCCTTCAACCCTTCAACGAAAAAGTTATCCACAGACGGTAGGGGATCTTGTGCATGACGCGAGGAGCGCCCTCCTCGGGTCGCACAGAGGTCCGTTTCCCCTGTGGGATCAGCGGATATAGGGGACTCGCATGGCGGGCGGCCAACTGCGGAGGCCGTCAACCCCCACTAAGTTATCCACAGATCTTCTGAACTTTTCCCAGGCCTGTGGACGGGCTGTGGATAACTCAAGGGGGCTTGGGTTGCTGCCCCGGCTACTTCCACTGGGTGGAGACGACGAAGCCCACCGCGATGAAGCCGAAGCCGACCACGATGTTCCAGTTGCCCAGGGCCTCAACCGGCAGCTTGCCCTCGGTCACATAGAAGACAACGATCCACGCCAAGCCGATCGCGAACATCGCCAGCATCAGCGGCGCGACCCAGCGCCGCCCGGAACTCAGATCGATCTTCGTCTGCTTCACCGGCTGGGTGTGATCGTCTTTCTTCTTGCGGATCCGTGACTTCGGCACGAGGGGCTCTCCTGTCGATGCGCTCTGATCGCGCGGAATCGGTGCTGCTGTAGTCCGTTAGCGTAGTGCTTCCATGCGGTGGAAGGAGACAAGGGTACGGTGACCACATCCCGCTTCCGACCTGCCCGGCTCGCGACCATTGGTGTCTTCGCCCTCGCCGGACTGATCTTCTGGGTCAGCTTCAACACCGCACAGGGGACAAACCTCCGCAGCGACGAGTCCATGCTGCGTTTCTCCGACCTTATTCAGGAGCGTAGTCGCGAGAACGACAAGCTGGAATCCTCCACGGCCAGGCTCCGTGCCGAGGTCGCCTCCCTCGCCAAGCGCGACAGCGGCAGTACCGAGTCCGAGAAGAAGCGGCTGCGCGGCGTTGAGTGGGCCGCGGGCGCCCATGAGCTCTCCGGCCGGGGGCTGACCGTCACGCTCACTGACGCGCCGTCCAACGCCACCGCCAAGATCCCCGGCGTACCCGAGCCGCAACCCGATGACCTGGTCATTCACCAGCAGGATCTACAGGCCGCCGTGAACGCGCTGTGGCAGGGCGGCGCCGAAGGCATCCAGGTGATGGACCAGCGGTTGATCTCCACCAGCGCCGTGCGTTGCGTCGGCAACACCCTGATCCTTCAGGGCCAGCTCTACTCCCCGCCCTACACGGTCACCGCGGTCGGCGATCCAGCCCAGCTCCGCAGGGCTCTCGACGGCTCCTCGGCGATCAGGACCTACAAGCTGTATGTCGACGCCTATGGGCTCGGCTGGAAGGTCGACGAACACAAGGCGAACGCACCCGTGACACTGCCGGGCTACTCGGGCACAGTGGATCTCCACCACGCGAAGCCCCTGGAGTAGTGACACATGCCGGTGCGGGCGGTCGTCAGAGCGTTCAGCGAGCTGTGCGTCACCGTCGGCACCGTGATCGTGCTGTTTGTGGTCTACCTCCTGTACTGGACGGGCATACGGGCCGAGGCCGCCGTCGACAGCGGGATCAACCGGCTTGCGGAGCAGTGGGCGGCCGAGCCGGTGGAGGCGGGAGCGCAGGAGCCGGAGTCGGAATCGGAGCAGGAGGCAGAGCAGGAGGCGGAGCCGTATCGGGACGGCAGGCCGTTCGCTGTGATGTACATCCCCCGGTTCGGAGCGGGCTGGGCCAAGCCCGTGCTGGAGAACACCGAGGCCAGCACCCTCAAGAAGGGGCTCGGCCGCTACCCCGGCTCCGACCGGCTCGGGGCGAAGGGCAACTTCGCGGTCGCCGGGCACCGGCGTACCCACGGCGACCCCTTCAAGGACTTCCCCCGGCTGCGCCCCGGCGACGCGGTCGTCGTCCAGGACGGCACCACCTGGTACACGTACCGGATCGAACGCCGCCCGTACCGCACCCTGCCCACCGACACCGGTGTCGTCGCCGCCCTGCCCCGCCCCCTCAACCAGGACGCGGCGCCGTTCACCGAGCCGGGCCGCTATCTCACCCTCACCACCTGTGAACCGGAGTGGGGTAGCAGCCACCGGCTGATCGCCTGGGCCCGGCTCGACGCGACCCAGCCGGTGACGGAAGGGAAGCCGGCCGCCTTGCGAGACTGATGCCCGCACGCTTGCCCCGGGACGTACTCTGGGTGGGCGCACCGAACGCATTGACCCGGGCGCATGGCTGGGGAAGGGACGGCACTACGGCATGTACGGCTGGATCTGGCGGCATCTGCCGGGCAACGCATATGTGCGGGCAGCGCTCTCGCTCGTGCTGGTACTGGCAACCGTGTACGTGCTTTTCCAGTACGTCTTCCCATGGGCGGAACCGCTGT
This window harbors:
- a CDS encoding transposase family protein, whose translation is MSPVCVGVLTAERVWVETFTGLRGDQFGRLLKAVRERGGEGCGWGRPWRLPLAERVLLVAVYYRTNLTMRQLAPLFGVSPTTVCRVIQRLFALEPVRAQQDAVERLWIVDGTLIPVRDRSVGTSSHNCRFSANVQGIVDADTRLVVATARPVPGTTADAKAWREAGLAEHCRGMTVLGDGAYLNTGLVVPHRKRPGRPLLKGEEEDNAAHRKVRARVEHVFSRMKNYKIFRDCRQRGDGLHHAVQAVARMHNLALAA
- a CDS encoding winged helix-turn-helix domain-containing protein, with translation MLAAWKARLTITDYVWAVAVSIVPVLVERGEARYTLAEIAARTGLSVHRVHDCLRFLLKRGCIRQINATSDGAPVYVLRHP
- a CDS encoding DUF397 domain-containing protein gives rise to the protein MGTARDLSTAAWRKSSYSNPDGGACVEVAAGLTDVVPVRDSKAPLGPALIFPAATWSAFVTGVRHGQFRAPV
- a CDS encoding helix-turn-helix domain-containing protein, whose translation is MAKPSHELTPSYSSLHLFGYTMRRHRRNEEWSLAKLSDLVSYDRTHLYRIEIGERRPPQDLAASLDIVFDTDKQFTLLWELVNKETFPNRYRRYMDYESRATVLQTYMAQSVDGLLQTEEYARAQLRAGNPHASEDELEEKVQARMGRKRLLTADPPSHLWGILDEAVIRRPVGGEAVMRRQLGHLAEFADSPTVKLQVLPFSHGEHALMGGSLTILRLKDHYSWVAYKEGNDFGQLFENQDEVTQFQLSYDLLRAYALPPKESAAFLRAAMEDSTLWEPPGI
- a CDS encoding DUF5324 family protein, whose amino-acid sequence is MTRKDSVRAAKSTTKDSVRHALDAVAPRVSHAARQAQCAAQEQYEHRLAPRISHARQNLPSAVDHAATRAAEQTLRAARQAAEYTAPRMEAARVAAGPAREEALARSTAALAALRGEVTPAEVRKLSRKRARRARNGRVFKRLVMLSVLTGVAVAAWRWWDKQANPDWLVEPPAPTEVDDRSPISPTEGAPLEAEVETEAKTEREEPH
- a CDS encoding peptidylprolyl isomerase, with amino-acid sequence MAEQLYATLKTNQGDIEVQLFPNHAPKTVKNFVELAEGSREWTHPATGKKSTDKLYDGTVFHRVISGFMIQGGDPLGNGTGGPGYEFGDEIHPDLAFDKPYLLAMANAGPGTNGSQFFITVSPTAWLTGKHTIFGEVATEAGKKLVNAIASTQTNPRTDRPVQDVVIESVVIERR
- a CDS encoding rhomboid family intramembrane serine protease gives rise to the protein MEDQQGGQGGRQHQLPGCYRHPDRETGISCTRCEKPICPDCMIAASVGYQCPDCVRGGSGTGHGPAANQPRTLAGGTLVRDTRLITKILLGMNVAVFIAVLSVGDQLVTELGMIGYASVDLFGSDWIGVADGEWYRLLTSAFLHQEIWHIGFNMMALWFLGPPLEAALGRSRFLALYLLSALGGNVLTYWLMAQNQLSLGASGAIFGLFGATAVLMRRMRYDMRPIVVLLVINLVITFMPGLNIAWQAHLGGLIVGAAIAYAMVHAPRERRTLVQYGTCAAVALVLVIAGVARTLMLLG
- the crgA gene encoding cell division protein CrgA — its product is MPKSRIRKKKDDHTQPVKQTKIDLSSGRRWVAPLMLAMFAIGLAWIVVFYVTEGKLPVEALGNWNIVVGFGFIAVGFVVSTQWK
- a CDS encoding DUF881 domain-containing protein: MTTSRFRPARLATIGVFALAGLIFWVSFNTAQGTNLRSDESMLRFSDLIQERSRENDKLESSTARLRAEVASLAKRDSGSTESEKKRLRGVEWAAGAHELSGRGLTVTLTDAPSNATAKIPGVPEPQPDDLVIHQQDLQAAVNALWQGGAEGIQVMDQRLISTSAVRCVGNTLILQGQLYSPPYTVTAVGDPAQLRRALDGSSAIRTYKLYVDAYGLGWKVDEHKANAPVTLPGYSGTVDLHHAKPLE
- a CDS encoding class E sortase yields the protein MPVRAVVRAFSELCVTVGTVIVLFVVYLLYWTGIRAEAAVDSGINRLAEQWAAEPVEAGAQEPESESEQEAEQEAEPYRDGRPFAVMYIPRFGAGWAKPVLENTEASTLKKGLGRYPGSDRLGAKGNFAVAGHRRTHGDPFKDFPRLRPGDAVVVQDGTTWYTYRIERRPYRTLPTDTGVVAALPRPLNQDAAPFTEPGRYLTLTTCEPEWGSSHRLIAWARLDATQPVTEGKPAALRD